One genomic segment of Pseudoalteromonas sp. GCY includes these proteins:
- a CDS encoding PilT/PilU family type 4a pilus ATPase — MNIEPFLQTMANQQASDLFVSAGLAVSAKIDGELRALSEESLDAEQSLNLVTSIMSDKQKQEFFNTKECNFAIANDIGRFRVSAFWQRDCAGMVIRRIVTAIPDVNELGLPSVLTDVIMSKRGLVLFVGGTGTGKSTSLAALLGYRNRNQRGHILTIEDPIEFVHQHQKSIITQREVGIDTDSFESALKSSLRQAPDVILIGEIRSQETMEYALSFAETGHLCVATLHANNANQAIDRIMHLVPKEKHDKLKYDLALNLRAIVAQQLVPSSKGEGREAAIEVLLNSPLVAELIKKGDIGSIKEAMAKSKDMGMQTFDQALFELYKQQRINYADALHHADSPNDLRLMIKLQNNEQKGAGFLQGVTVDGLDSKN, encoded by the coding sequence ATGAATATAGAACCGTTTTTGCAAACGATGGCCAATCAGCAAGCATCCGACTTATTCGTCTCGGCAGGGCTTGCGGTGAGTGCCAAAATTGATGGCGAACTTAGAGCTTTAAGTGAAGAAAGCTTAGATGCCGAGCAGTCACTGAATCTTGTTACGTCGATTATGAGCGACAAGCAAAAGCAAGAATTCTTTAACACTAAAGAGTGTAATTTTGCGATTGCCAATGATATCGGGCGTTTTCGTGTTTCAGCATTTTGGCAACGGGATTGTGCGGGCATGGTTATCCGCCGTATTGTGACCGCGATTCCCGATGTCAATGAGCTAGGTTTGCCGTCGGTACTGACCGATGTGATCATGTCCAAACGCGGTTTGGTGTTATTTGTGGGTGGTACGGGCACGGGTAAATCAACCTCGCTTGCGGCATTGCTTGGCTATCGTAATCGTAACCAACGTGGCCACATTTTGACGATTGAAGATCCCATTGAGTTTGTGCATCAACACCAAAAAAGCATCATTACTCAGCGTGAAGTTGGCATTGATACTGACAGTTTCGAATCTGCCTTAAAAAGCTCATTACGCCAAGCGCCAGATGTTATTTTAATTGGTGAAATTCGCTCGCAAGAAACCATGGAATATGCACTGAGTTTTGCTGAAACGGGGCATTTATGCGTTGCAACCTTACACGCCAATAATGCCAATCAGGCCATCGACCGTATCATGCACTTAGTCCCTAAAGAAAAGCACGATAAACTGAAGTACGATTTGGCGCTGAACTTGCGCGCTATTGTGGCGCAACAACTTGTGCCTTCTTCAAAAGGCGAAGGTCGAGAGGCTGCCATTGAAGTACTACTTAACTCCCCACTCGTTGCTGAACTTATTAAAAAAGGCGATATTGGCTCAATTAAAGAGGCAATGGCAAAATCGAAAGACATGGGTATGCAAACCTTTGATCAAGCGTTGTTTGAACTTTATAAACAGCAGCGGATCAACTATGCCGATGCACTGCATCATGCTGACTCGCCAAACGATCTGCGCCTGATGATCAAGCTGCAAAATAATGAACAAAAAGGTGCGGGCTTCCTACAAGGGGTTACGGTAGATGGGTTGGATTCGAAGAACTAA
- a CDS encoding alpha/beta hydrolase, with translation MVVQHKFLVTIFSCFLACILSACNNQSEQGKLQYTTHTFDSFEHQLEGRLYTPKSLSETDTIVIFVHGDGAMDTTAKGYYLPIIQSLVSANIATFSWDKPGVGNSQGNWLSQSMDDRATEVKDAIRYLRNTGYRQNKIAVLGFSQASWVFSNLYDEENIEFMILVGGAANWLAQSQYSMWIRLIEEEKINANDDAAIERIEQLSIREMQLIKAGYDQYISAALHQDPFMPKPIEDEARYNFVRKNIEADIFEGFTQLNLPMLAIYGDSDFHVDIEHSQSEFARAFASSSQINAKLEQITIANAAHSLMKPELPLDAIFSIKKNHFAPNAIETIVDWVKVQSNSRRE, from the coding sequence ATGGTAGTGCAGCACAAATTCTTAGTAACAATATTCTCTTGTTTTTTAGCTTGTATATTATCCGCCTGTAACAACCAGTCAGAACAAGGCAAACTTCAATATACAACGCATACCTTCGACTCCTTCGAGCACCAGCTTGAAGGACGACTCTATACTCCTAAAAGCCTCTCAGAAACAGATACTATCGTTATTTTTGTTCATGGTGATGGAGCAATGGACACTACGGCAAAAGGCTATTATTTGCCCATAATACAATCTTTAGTAAGTGCAAATATTGCTACTTTCTCGTGGGACAAACCAGGAGTAGGTAACTCACAAGGTAACTGGTTATCCCAATCTATGGATGATAGAGCTACCGAAGTAAAGGATGCAATTCGATATCTGCGTAACACCGGCTATCGGCAAAATAAAATAGCCGTGCTAGGATTTAGTCAAGCAAGTTGGGTATTTTCGAACTTGTACGACGAGGAAAATATCGAGTTTATGATACTGGTTGGAGGGGCCGCGAACTGGCTGGCTCAGAGCCAATACAGTATGTGGATACGATTGATAGAGGAAGAAAAGATCAATGCAAATGATGATGCGGCGATAGAACGCATCGAACAGCTGAGCATTAGAGAGATGCAACTTATCAAAGCAGGATACGACCAATATATTTCCGCAGCATTGCATCAAGACCCTTTTATGCCAAAGCCTATAGAAGATGAAGCACGCTATAATTTCGTCAGAAAAAATATTGAAGCCGATATATTTGAAGGCTTTACTCAACTAAACTTACCAATGCTAGCAATTTATGGCGACAGCGATTTTCACGTCGATATAGAACATAGCCAATCAGAGTTTGCACGCGCTTTTGCAAGCTCAAGTCAAATAAACGCCAAGCTAGAACAAATCACTATCGCTAATGCTGCACACAGTTTAATGAAACCAGAACTGCCACTTGATGCGATTTTCTCGATTAAAAAAAACCACTTTGCTCCCAATGCAATCGAAACTATCGTCGATTGGGTCAAGGTACAAAGTAATTCTCGCCGCGAGTAG
- the ruvX gene encoding Holliday junction resolvase RuvX — MENKKEKVPKGKRSVIGFDFGTKSIGLAIGQEITATASSLGAVKANDGIPNWDDIAIFINEWQPDLLVVGLPLNMDGTNQDLTFRAKKFANRLHNHFRLPVETQDERLTTADARARLFEQGGYKNLSKGKVDGMSACIILESYFEAMWE; from the coding sequence ATGGAAAACAAAAAAGAAAAAGTGCCTAAAGGTAAACGTAGCGTCATCGGGTTTGACTTTGGCACTAAAAGTATCGGCTTGGCTATCGGCCAAGAAATCACCGCAACCGCATCAAGTTTAGGTGCCGTTAAGGCAAATGATGGCATTCCAAATTGGGATGACATTGCGATATTTATTAACGAATGGCAACCTGATTTATTGGTGGTTGGCTTACCACTGAATATGGATGGTACCAATCAAGATTTAACATTCAGGGCAAAGAAGTTTGCCAACCGCCTGCATAACCACTTCCGATTGCCGGTAGAAACACAAGATGAGCGCTTGACGACAGCTGACGCCAGAGCGCGCTTATTTGAACAAGGTGGCTATAAGAATCTTTCAAAAGGTAAGGTAGATGGCATGTCTGCTTGTATCATTCTTGAAAGCTACTTTGAAGCAATGTGGGAATAG
- a CDS encoding YqgE/AlgH family protein: protein MKSLANHFLVAMPSMDDPFFNHTVTYLCEHSEDGAMGLVVNHPIDITVGELLDQIDIDNDKSSQAAKVNIYAGGPVHTDRGFVLHTPKLGYASSQELSSEIMITTSKDVLASLTSSHSPEGFIITLGYAGWVSGQLEKELKENTWLVVEADPEIIFNTPPEKRWEKAVQMLGIDVAQLSSQAGHA, encoded by the coding sequence ATGAAATCACTCGCTAATCACTTTTTGGTGGCAATGCCCAGCATGGATGACCCTTTTTTCAATCATACGGTAACCTATCTTTGTGAACACAGCGAAGATGGCGCGATGGGGTTGGTGGTAAACCACCCTATAGACATCACCGTGGGCGAATTGCTTGATCAAATTGATATCGATAACGACAAATCTAGCCAAGCGGCTAAAGTAAATATCTACGCAGGAGGGCCTGTTCACACCGATAGAGGCTTTGTATTACACACGCCAAAGCTTGGTTACGCCTCAAGCCAAGAGCTTAGCTCCGAAATTATGATCACCACATCAAAAGATGTTTTAGCCTCTTTAACGTCATCACACTCTCCCGAAGGATTTATCATCACTTTGGGCTACGCCGGATGGGTAAGTGGTCAACTAGAGAAAGAGCTGAAAGAAAACACTTGGTTAGTCGTCGAGGCAGACCCCGAAATCATATTTAATACGCCACCTGAAAAGCGTTGGGAAAAAGCAGTGCAAATGCTTGGTATCGACGTTGCACAATTAAGCTCGCAAGCGGGTCATGCGTAA
- the gshB gene encoding glutathione synthase, with translation MTIKLGIISDPISGFNIKKDTGFAMMLAAQQRGYELYYMEMNDLFLYQGVAKATAAKAQVFDDTSHWYELAEKQEIDLGDLDVVLMRKDPPFDTEYIYATYILERAELAGSLVVNKPQSLRDANEKLFTAWFSEHTPDTLVTRNQSQIREFLAKHGDIILKPLDGMGGASIFRVKQDDANIGVICETLTEHGSRYAMAQNYIPAIKDGDKRVLVVDGEVMPYCLARIPQGGETRGNLAAGGRGEARPISESDRKIAEAIAPTLKAKGLIFVGLDIIGDKLTEINVTAPTCVKEIEAAYDISIMDKFYDAIERKLDHTKN, from the coding sequence ATGACGATTAAATTAGGGATCATTTCCGATCCAATCAGTGGCTTTAACATTAAAAAAGACACCGGGTTTGCCATGATGCTGGCGGCACAGCAGCGCGGCTATGAATTGTATTACATGGAAATGAATGACCTTTTCTTGTACCAAGGCGTTGCCAAAGCGACCGCAGCAAAAGCGCAGGTATTTGACGATACTTCCCATTGGTATGAACTAGCTGAGAAACAAGAAATCGACTTAGGCGACCTTGACGTTGTTTTAATGCGTAAAGATCCGCCTTTTGACACTGAATATATTTACGCCACTTATATTCTTGAGCGCGCCGAACTTGCGGGTTCGCTTGTGGTAAATAAACCACAAAGTCTGCGCGACGCCAATGAAAAGCTCTTTACGGCGTGGTTTAGTGAGCATACTCCAGATACTTTGGTTACGCGTAATCAATCACAAATTCGCGAGTTTTTAGCTAAACATGGCGATATCATTCTCAAGCCTTTAGATGGGATGGGCGGCGCGTCTATTTTTAGAGTGAAACAAGATGACGCAAATATTGGCGTGATCTGCGAAACACTTACCGAGCATGGTTCTCGCTATGCTATGGCGCAAAACTATATTCCAGCCATTAAAGACGGTGATAAACGCGTGTTAGTGGTAGACGGTGAAGTGATGCCGTACTGCTTGGCTCGCATTCCACAAGGCGGTGAAACTCGTGGTAATCTCGCGGCAGGCGGCCGTGGTGAAGCAAGACCTATTAGCGAATCGGACCGTAAAATTGCCGAAGCCATTGCTCCAACGTTAAAGGCAAAGGGCCTAATATTCGTTGGCCTAGATATCATTGGCGATAAGCTCACCGAAATCAACGTCACCGCACCAACTTGCGTAAAAGAAATTGAAGCGGCGTATGACATTTCAATTATGGATAAGTTTTATGATGCGATCGAGCGAAAACTCGACCATACTAAAAACTAA
- the rsmE gene encoding 16S rRNA (uracil(1498)-N(3))-methyltransferase — MRIPHIYQDSPLAIGVPVTLDDDAAGHIGRVLRMTTKDKVSLFNGQGGEYLCQLSEVGKKKVVAVPESFEDKNVESPLAIHLGQGISRGDKMDFTIQKSVELGVSEITPLFTTRCGVKLSGERLAKKHQQWQKIAIAAAEQSGRNTITVIHPPMELSEWLAQQSDELKITLHPRAEHSIKTLPYTQSGIRFLVGPEGGFTDEELDATAQQRFVDVRLGPRVLRTETAALTVLSALQLQFGDLAL, encoded by the coding sequence ATGCGTATTCCACATATTTATCAAGACTCGCCTTTGGCCATTGGTGTGCCAGTTACTTTGGATGATGACGCCGCTGGACACATAGGCCGAGTGCTTAGAATGACAACCAAAGATAAAGTCAGCCTGTTCAACGGACAGGGCGGCGAGTACCTATGTCAATTAAGTGAAGTTGGGAAAAAGAAAGTCGTTGCTGTACCTGAATCATTTGAAGACAAAAATGTAGAATCTCCACTTGCCATACATCTTGGACAAGGGATTTCTCGCGGTGATAAAATGGACTTCACTATTCAAAAGTCGGTAGAGCTGGGTGTGAGCGAAATTACCCCTTTGTTTACCACACGCTGCGGCGTTAAATTAAGTGGTGAGCGCCTAGCAAAAAAACACCAGCAATGGCAAAAGATAGCAATTGCCGCGGCCGAGCAATCCGGACGTAATACCATCACTGTTATTCACCCGCCGATGGAGTTGTCTGAATGGCTTGCACAGCAAAGCGACGAGTTAAAAATCACACTACACCCTCGCGCCGAACATTCAATAAAAACACTGCCGTATACCCAGTCTGGGATCCGCTTTTTAGTGGGGCCTGAAGGCGGCTTTACCGATGAAGAGCTCGACGCTACCGCTCAACAGCGGTTTGTTGATGTCCGTTTAGGCCCACGTGTACTTCGTACAGAAACCGCAGCGCTAACAGTACTAAGCGCACTACAGCTGCAATTTGGCGATTTAGCACTTTAA
- a CDS encoding DUF350 domain-containing protein: MSYLSLNNINFLAILICFVIVCGLTILLRLMIQRSANNLLDDELAQRDNFALGISYATQVTMLCICVAYLFNDLGVVRAQAHPLQVALHIGLIIAFVYFGQWIHRKWILYQFDEEEAILKQNICAAMVDSGMLLGNTILVLGLYHWVHPKGWSDLLVVALGFMLLQLLYTLDSKIRESRFAKFNQGASLQQNFNLRNTSIGIRYAGKSIGLSLAMYAGLHSAPYHGAKVVENLFSVVMHCGVMWLFLYIGSYILLHLSLPKVNIGLEVDHQDNVGIACLEFAVFCSIGYLLINLFSV, translated from the coding sequence ATGAGTTATTTGTCTTTAAACAATATCAACTTTTTAGCGATTTTGATTTGCTTTGTCATTGTCTGCGGTTTAACTATTTTGCTGCGCTTAATGATCCAACGTAGCGCCAACAATCTACTAGATGACGAGCTCGCACAACGTGACAACTTTGCACTTGGGATCAGCTATGCCACTCAAGTGACGATGCTGTGTATTTGTGTTGCATACTTATTCAATGATTTAGGCGTGGTGAGAGCGCAGGCACACCCTCTGCAAGTCGCCTTACATATTGGGTTGATCATTGCCTTTGTATACTTCGGCCAATGGATCCATCGCAAATGGATTTTGTATCAGTTTGACGAAGAAGAAGCGATTTTAAAGCAAAATATCTGCGCCGCGATGGTGGACTCAGGCATGTTACTCGGTAACACCATTTTGGTGCTTGGTTTATATCATTGGGTGCACCCGAAAGGCTGGAGCGATCTATTAGTCGTAGCCCTTGGCTTTATGCTATTGCAGCTGCTTTATACGCTAGATAGTAAAATCAGAGAAAGTCGCTTTGCCAAGTTTAACCAAGGTGCTTCTTTACAACAAAATTTTAATCTCAGAAACACTTCGATTGGTATTCGTTATGCGGGCAAATCCATCGGCCTCTCTTTAGCCATGTATGCGGGACTGCACAGCGCTCCCTACCATGGTGCAAAAGTGGTAGAAAACTTGTTTTCGGTTGTCATGCATTGCGGCGTAATGTGGCTTTTTCTTTACATTGGTAGCTATATATTACTGCATTTATCCTTACCTAAGGTCAATATTGGCTTAGAGGTAGACCACCAAGATAACGTTGGTATCGCATGTTTGGAGTTTGCGGTTTTCTGCTCTATAGGCTATTTACTTATTAACTTGTTTTCGGTGTAA
- the glnE gene encoding bifunctional [glutamate--ammonia ligase]-adenylyl-L-tyrosine phosphorylase/[glutamate--ammonia-ligase] adenylyltransferase → MSELFVQAALNTLAQERYQMIYGDAPMEPKLARLLALSDFAERTLARFPEWGAWLLDDSQMQLRDCPDVFDFSAPLVEEKQAWQQLRHYRLKYWLKVMWLDLVAGNEIDDSIRYVSQLSDTLISNAYQWAYLSVEAQSGSPKDEAGNSIPMTVLGMGKLGGKELNFSSDIDLIFAYPRSVDTSGGRRSIEAQVFYTRVAQKLISALNQVTIDGQVFRVDMRLRPFGDSGPLVMSYAAMEDYYQDQGREWERYAMLKARPIGEPSPYWQEFYDLIRPFVYRRYIDFSVIDSLRKMKNMIAQEVRRKGLTNNIKLGAGGIREVEFIVQALQLIRGGRETPLQTPSLLQALEELETLEIVPVEVKNRLHENYLALRKVEQYLQAFDDKQTQTLPDNNLDCLRLSHLLQCNDYVEVEQMLKVVTQHIRAEFSQVIGEPPEEELDEDDSAVYAWQTGEIAQLGQCRATPCFETWQTDLMEFKQGLSKKQAGTRGRDILDKLMPALLRELSKQNMEPALARVLSVINKVASRTAYLELLYENHGALTQLIKLCCHSAWIAEHIAKYPILLDELIDPQTLYKPLPLTAYKNEIQQAFLRIDEQDVELQMEALRQFKQTHQLKVAAADATGVLDIMKVSDHLTALAEAIIAKAVDIAWGHMVARFGAPEGATIEEKGFAVIAYGKAGGYELGYNSDLDLVFVHNRDGESQTQGDKPISSRQFYMKLAQRLMHLFNTKTLSGMLYELDTRLRPEGNSGLLAINLESFYQYQLEQAWTWEHQALVRARMVLGESKMAARFNEIRHAILMQQRDEPKLAEDVRNMREKMRAHLNQDSDSHFDLKQGIGGMTDIEFISQYIVLRYSSQYPALCTYPDNIRILEQAGEVEVVDSDEMKHLISAYCLFRDQYHFNSLNQLGRIVEREAFDQHAQQVTQVWQRVLA, encoded by the coding sequence ATGTCGGAATTGTTTGTTCAAGCAGCGCTGAATACGCTTGCTCAAGAGCGTTACCAAATGATTTATGGTGATGCGCCGATGGAGCCCAAACTGGCACGGTTACTGGCCCTGAGTGATTTTGCTGAGCGTACGCTTGCACGATTTCCTGAGTGGGGAGCTTGGCTGCTCGATGATTCGCAGATGCAATTGCGTGACTGTCCTGATGTGTTTGACTTTTCTGCTCCGTTGGTTGAAGAAAAACAAGCTTGGCAGCAGCTGCGTCACTATCGATTAAAGTATTGGCTTAAAGTGATGTGGCTGGATTTGGTTGCAGGCAATGAGATTGATGACAGCATCCGCTACGTTTCGCAGCTGTCCGATACCTTGATTTCAAATGCTTATCAATGGGCGTACTTAAGTGTAGAAGCGCAATCAGGCTCACCAAAAGATGAGGCTGGTAACTCGATACCCATGACGGTATTAGGCATGGGGAAACTTGGCGGTAAGGAGCTGAATTTTTCCTCTGATATCGATTTGATCTTTGCCTATCCAAGAAGTGTCGACACATCCGGTGGTCGGCGTAGCATTGAGGCGCAAGTTTTTTACACTCGAGTGGCACAAAAACTTATTTCAGCGCTTAATCAAGTTACCATTGATGGCCAAGTATTCAGAGTTGATATGCGTTTAAGACCATTTGGGGATAGTGGTCCTTTGGTAATGAGCTATGCCGCGATGGAAGATTATTACCAAGATCAAGGTCGAGAATGGGAGCGCTATGCGATGTTAAAGGCGCGGCCAATTGGTGAACCGTCGCCGTATTGGCAAGAGTTTTACGACTTAATTCGGCCGTTCGTCTATCGCCGTTATATCGACTTTTCTGTGATAGATTCACTACGAAAGATGAAAAACATGATTGCCCAAGAGGTGAGACGTAAAGGCTTAACGAATAACATTAAGCTGGGCGCTGGTGGCATTCGAGAAGTAGAGTTTATTGTGCAGGCTTTGCAACTGATACGCGGCGGTCGCGAAACGCCATTACAAACACCTTCATTGTTACAGGCGTTAGAAGAGCTTGAAACGCTTGAGATTGTCCCTGTCGAGGTCAAAAACCGTCTGCATGAGAACTATCTGGCGCTGCGTAAAGTTGAGCAATATCTACAAGCATTTGACGACAAACAAACGCAAACTTTACCTGATAACAACTTAGACTGCCTGCGTTTGAGTCACTTATTGCAATGTAACGATTACGTTGAAGTCGAGCAAATGCTAAAGGTTGTGACGCAGCATATCCGAGCTGAGTTTAGCCAAGTCATCGGTGAACCGCCTGAAGAAGAATTAGATGAAGACGATAGCGCGGTTTATGCGTGGCAAACGGGAGAAATTGCTCAGCTAGGCCAGTGCCGAGCTACGCCGTGTTTTGAGACTTGGCAAACTGACTTGATGGAGTTTAAACAAGGGCTAAGTAAAAAACAAGCGGGCACTCGTGGTCGCGATATTCTCGATAAGTTAATGCCAGCTTTGCTACGAGAGCTCAGTAAACAAAACATGGAGCCGGCGCTCGCTCGCGTGCTCAGTGTGATCAATAAAGTGGCGTCTCGTACTGCATATTTGGAGCTACTTTACGAAAATCACGGTGCGTTGACTCAACTTATCAAGCTTTGTTGTCATAGCGCGTGGATTGCTGAGCATATTGCGAAGTACCCTATCCTCCTTGATGAACTCATCGACCCGCAAACTCTCTATAAACCTTTGCCATTAACGGCCTATAAAAACGAGATCCAGCAAGCATTTTTGCGTATAGATGAGCAAGATGTTGAGCTACAGATGGAAGCGCTGCGACAATTTAAACAAACGCATCAGCTAAAAGTCGCGGCTGCAGACGCCACTGGCGTGTTGGACATTATGAAGGTGAGCGATCACCTAACTGCGCTTGCTGAGGCGATTATTGCAAAGGCCGTCGATATTGCCTGGGGGCACATGGTGGCGCGTTTTGGTGCGCCTGAAGGTGCAACAATAGAAGAAAAAGGCTTTGCTGTAATAGCGTATGGTAAGGCGGGGGGGTATGAGCTTGGTTACAACTCAGATCTAGACTTAGTGTTTGTACATAATCGTGACGGCGAAAGTCAAACTCAGGGTGATAAACCTATTTCTTCAAGACAGTTTTATATGAAGCTGGCACAGCGTTTAATGCATTTGTTCAATACCAAAACGCTCTCTGGCATGCTTTACGAATTAGACACACGACTTCGCCCTGAAGGAAACTCGGGCTTACTCGCTATCAATCTAGAAAGCTTTTACCAATACCAGTTAGAGCAAGCTTGGACTTGGGAGCATCAGGCGCTAGTTAGAGCTCGTATGGTGTTAGGAGAGTCGAAAATGGCCGCTCGATTTAATGAAATACGTCATGCAATACTAATGCAGCAGCGAGACGAGCCTAAATTGGCGGAAGATGTTCGCAATATGCGTGAAAAAATGCGAGCCCACCTTAACCAAGATAGCGACAGTCACTTTGACTTAAAGCAGGGGATTGGTGGCATGACGGATATTGAGTTTATCAGTCAGTACATTGTGTTGCGATATAGCAGTCAGTATCCAGCACTTTGTACTTATCCAGATAATATACGTATTTTAGAGCAAGCGGGTGAAGTTGAAGTGGTTGATAGTGATGAAATGAAGCACTTAATCTCTGCATATTGTTTGTTTAGAGATCAATATCATTTTAATAGCTTAAACCAATTAGGTAGGATTGTTGAGCGTGAAGCGTTTGACCAACACGCACAACAAGTCACTCAAGTTTGGCAGCGGGTACTTGCTTAA
- a CDS encoding TcpQ domain-containing protein: MAKKKKNKLSSIWFWTKHLSLGVLLIWAAYYFLFGASKDMNFRETTNVAAQGLSQFYESFRNSMSNRDTDREKYVITLGKPTYPLDDALAQRALAVKPSNPKWTGEKQPRRFDTGDTLKDVLTKQAKEEGVELFWYLERDYVVKYNFRLDTDFVSALYQVGTAINDDFEFQVYTFFCPRERAAVITENPPIYVRENCRKLAG; the protein is encoded by the coding sequence ATGGCTAAGAAGAAAAAAAATAAATTATCGTCAATCTGGTTTTGGACTAAACACCTATCACTAGGTGTGTTACTCATTTGGGCTGCCTACTATTTTCTTTTTGGTGCCTCTAAAGACATGAACTTTAGGGAGACCACCAATGTTGCAGCGCAAGGCCTGTCACAATTTTACGAAAGCTTTCGAAATAGCATGAGCAATCGTGATACTGATCGTGAAAAGTACGTTATCACGCTCGGAAAGCCCACCTATCCCCTTGATGATGCGCTAGCACAAAGAGCGCTTGCTGTTAAACCATCTAACCCAAAATGGACTGGTGAAAAACAACCAAGACGCTTTGACACAGGTGATACCTTAAAAGATGTGCTTACAAAGCAAGCCAAAGAAGAAGGTGTGGAACTGTTTTGGTATCTAGAGCGTGATTATGTGGTGAAATATAACTTTCGTCTTGATACTGACTTTGTTTCTGCACTCTATCAGGTTGGAACGGCGATAAACGACGACTTTGAGTTTCAAGTCTACACATTTTTCTGCCCCCGAGAGCGTGCTGCAGTTATCACCGAAAACCCACCAATCTATGTACGTGAAAACTGCCGTAAGCTAGCGGGTTAA
- the lpxL gene encoding LpxL/LpxP family Kdo(2)-lipid IV(A) lauroyl/palmitoleoyl acyltransferase, whose product MVTHSPFKWSFLAPKFWLTWLGVFALYLISWLPQGVQFALGRGLGRLVHKYMKRRRHIADVNLKLCFPHLSEAEHKAMLLKNMENTGIATLETGMAWWWPEWRINQVVGSIKGLEHIEAVQKQGKGVLMLVPHMLHLEMASRVLGTKMQGVGFYRPHNNPLMEFFMTRGRLRSNEYLVTKRDVKGLLKTLSSKRVCYYLPDQDYGRKRCEFAPFFAVPDAATTTGTLLFSASKKAETLSLHCTRDAKGMYHLDIQPILESFPSGNDLADVTRVNERMEQAINCAPDQYMWVHRRFKTRPDEKAPSFY is encoded by the coding sequence TTGGTTACTCACTCACCTTTCAAATGGTCATTCTTAGCACCTAAATTTTGGCTGACTTGGCTTGGTGTTTTCGCCCTGTATTTAATCTCATGGCTCCCACAAGGTGTTCAATTTGCACTGGGTAGAGGTCTTGGACGTCTGGTTCATAAATATATGAAACGTCGCCGTCATATTGCTGATGTTAATTTGAAACTTTGCTTTCCACATCTAAGTGAAGCAGAACACAAAGCTATGCTACTAAAAAATATGGAAAATACCGGCATAGCAACACTTGAAACAGGGATGGCATGGTGGTGGCCAGAGTGGCGCATCAATCAAGTGGTGGGCTCGATTAAAGGGCTAGAGCATATTGAAGCCGTGCAAAAGCAAGGAAAAGGGGTACTTATGCTGGTTCCCCATATGTTGCACCTCGAGATGGCCAGCCGAGTGCTAGGCACTAAAATGCAAGGTGTTGGCTTTTATCGCCCACACAATAATCCACTTATGGAGTTTTTTATGACCCGTGGGCGACTGCGCTCAAATGAGTATTTAGTCACCAAGCGAGACGTCAAAGGGTTATTGAAAACGCTCTCGAGCAAACGCGTTTGTTATTACTTGCCAGATCAAGATTATGGCCGCAAGCGCTGTGAGTTCGCACCTTTCTTTGCGGTTCCTGATGCTGCAACAACAACTGGTACTTTATTATTTTCTGCAAGCAAAAAGGCTGAGACTTTAAGCTTACACTGTACGAGAGACGCAAAAGGGATGTATCATTTAGATATACAACCTATTTTAGAATCATTCCCAAGTGGCAATGATCTTGCGGATGTGACTCGCGTCAACGAGAGAATGGAGCAAGCAATCAATTGTGCGCCGGATCAATATATGTGGGTGCATCGTCGCTTTAAAACACGACCCGATGAAAAGGCACCTTCGTTTTATTAG